A genomic region of Runella rosea contains the following coding sequences:
- a CDS encoding ABC transporter permease: MLRNYLKIAFRSLLKHKGFTFINIAGLSLGLTSFLVIALYVQDELGYDRFHQKADRIYRVSRYFKSTDGQISLRLGTVAPAFFPHFKNDFPEVEQITRLLEYEGTMRLPDNLEKKYTEDNLFFAEDNIFKVFDFRLLEGNPDKALSDPFTVVLSKPMAEKYFGNVSPVGKLIKFDSQYDFRITGVFEPLPAQSHIHPNVLFSAVSLNDERLYGAEGLRSDWGGNNFATYFLLPANYDPAKLEKAFPAFQDKHLPEHNGTKGSKYSELHLTKVPDIHLYSHLDYEIEPGGDIKYVYIFSAIALFILLIACINYMNLATARSASRAKEVGMRKAVGALRQQLIGQFLSESILVTFFALVLALIATATLLPALNNFTNKNLSFTQLFSGQFLLTATLAVLITGLAAGSYPAFFLTAYQPIQVLKGSIVNALKNGKLRQVLVITQFAIACPLIICTSVVYNQLDFMMNQKTGYKKEQILVMSGVGSSAADFETLKQQLKQHSGITNVTHSSRVPTIRLLDSMGASVAKGDTTTPVSTEIKGLSTDYDFINTYEIQLAAGRDFSRTFGADTTNFILNEAAIKAIGWKNNEAAIGQRFKYGNLDGQVVGVVRDFHFESLHQKIAPMVMFMRPSWRSRLSVSAKTGDLPAAIAHVEKVWKQFFPNNPFEYTFLDERFNDQYQAEQKQRTLFLIFAAISIFISCLGLFALATYTAEQRAKEIGIRKVLGASVGSVVTLLSTDFIKLVLIALLIASPVAWYAMHLWLKDFAYRIDIPWWVFGVTAFLAVGIAFLTVSFQSIKAALMNPVKSLKSE, encoded by the coding sequence ATGTTACGCAACTACCTCAAAATCGCTTTTCGTAGCCTTTTAAAACACAAAGGTTTTACGTTTATCAACATTGCAGGTCTCAGTTTGGGACTGACGAGTTTTTTGGTCATTGCACTCTACGTGCAGGATGAGTTGGGTTACGACCGTTTTCACCAAAAAGCCGACCGTATTTATCGGGTTTCGCGGTATTTCAAGTCGACCGATGGCCAAATCAGTCTGCGACTGGGGACGGTAGCACCCGCTTTTTTTCCGCATTTCAAGAATGATTTTCCTGAAGTCGAACAAATAACCCGCCTGTTGGAATACGAGGGAACGATGCGATTGCCCGATAATTTGGAGAAAAAATACACCGAAGACAACCTGTTTTTTGCCGAAGACAATATCTTTAAAGTGTTTGATTTCAGGCTATTGGAAGGTAATCCTGACAAAGCACTTTCGGACCCATTTACGGTGGTTTTGTCAAAACCGATGGCTGAAAAATACTTTGGGAACGTCAGCCCCGTTGGAAAACTCATCAAATTCGACAGCCAATACGACTTCCGTATTACGGGCGTTTTTGAACCGCTTCCCGCCCAGTCGCACATTCACCCCAACGTTTTGTTTTCGGCGGTTTCACTCAATGATGAACGCCTGTATGGTGCCGAAGGGTTACGCAGCGACTGGGGCGGCAACAACTTTGCCACCTATTTTTTACTCCCTGCCAACTACGACCCCGCCAAACTAGAAAAAGCCTTTCCGGCGTTTCAGGACAAGCACCTGCCCGAACATAACGGTACCAAAGGCTCCAAATACTCTGAACTTCATTTGACAAAAGTGCCTGATATTCACCTTTATTCACACTTAGACTACGAAATTGAGCCAGGCGGTGACATCAAATACGTCTACATTTTCTCGGCCATTGCGTTGTTTATTTTGCTGATTGCCTGCATCAATTACATGAATTTGGCCACGGCCCGCTCGGCCAGCCGCGCCAAGGAAGTAGGAATGCGGAAAGCAGTGGGGGCATTGCGGCAACAGCTCATTGGGCAGTTTTTGAGCGAATCTATTTTGGTGACGTTTTTTGCGTTGGTATTGGCGCTGATTGCCACGGCGACGTTGCTTCCTGCACTCAATAATTTTACCAACAAAAACCTCTCTTTCACGCAATTATTCAGCGGACAATTTTTATTAACGGCCACCTTAGCGGTATTAATCACGGGTTTAGCCGCGGGAAGTTACCCCGCTTTTTTCCTAACTGCCTACCAACCTATTCAAGTCCTGAAAGGCAGTATTGTGAATGCCCTCAAAAACGGCAAACTACGCCAAGTACTGGTAATCACGCAGTTTGCCATTGCCTGCCCCTTGATTATTTGCACGAGCGTAGTCTACAATCAGCTTGATTTTATGATGAACCAAAAGACGGGTTATAAAAAGGAGCAGATTTTGGTCATGTCGGGCGTGGGAAGTTCTGCGGCTGATTTTGAGACACTTAAGCAACAACTCAAACAACATTCGGGCATTACCAACGTGACGCATTCTTCGCGCGTGCCTACGATTCGGCTGTTGGATTCGATGGGAGCTTCCGTTGCCAAAGGTGATACCACCACGCCCGTCAGCACCGAAATCAAGGGACTTTCGACCGATTATGATTTTATCAACACCTACGAAATACAACTCGCCGCTGGCCGTGATTTCTCACGGACTTTCGGGGCTGATACCACCAATTTTATTCTGAATGAGGCGGCCATAAAAGCAATTGGTTGGAAAAACAACGAAGCGGCCATTGGTCAACGCTTCAAATACGGCAACCTCGACGGACAAGTGGTTGGCGTGGTCAGGGACTTTCATTTTGAATCGCTGCACCAGAAAATTGCCCCGATGGTGATGTTTATGCGTCCAAGCTGGCGTAGTCGGCTATCGGTGAGCGCTAAAACGGGCGATTTGCCCGCGGCCATTGCTCACGTTGAAAAGGTGTGGAAACAGTTTTTTCCGAACAATCCGTTTGAATACACCTTCTTGGATGAACGCTTCAACGACCAGTACCAAGCCGAACAAAAACAGCGCACACTCTTTTTGATTTTTGCGGCCATTTCGATTTTCATTTCTTGTTTGGGCCTATTTGCACTGGCCACCTACACCGCCGAGCAACGCGCTAAGGAGATTGGCATTCGGAAAGTGCTGGGTGCCAGCGTGGGCAGCGTCGTAACGCTCCTTTCAACTGATTTTATCAAACTCGTTCTTATCGCTCTCCTCATCGCTTCGCCAGTTGCTTGGTATGCCATGCACCTGTGGCTCAAGGACTTTGCGTACCGAATTGATATTCCGTGGTGGGTCTTTGGCGTAACTGCCTTTCTGGCGGTTGGCATCGCATTTCTGACGGTGAGTTTTCAGAGTATCAAAGCCGCCCTAATGAATCCCGTAAAATCTTTAAAATCAGAATAA
- a CDS encoding FtsX-like permease family protein, producing the protein MLRNYISIAFRQIRKNKLFSFVNFAGLTLGLTFCFLTFIWYRFEHSYDRHYPTTDRLYRLNYELNFTGSAFTITRSPAPFAPMLPNYFPEIEQTTRFYPRSISVRIPDQDQGFEVENAFFADSTTMQVFGFETLQGDPDRALHTPFSIVLTDKTALRFFGKEDCIGKQLMLANQGPFTVGGVIRALPENAHFTFDFLAPFRNIVDVEPDFAREGILDVIQNNKLASYATTYVLLKKGAKAASVNARFKNFVLKNGMKEVRDKQNFALFPVRDIHLQSTAEGEVVPTANPDFLQIFSLIGVLILAIAVVNFVNLSTAAQLSRAKEVGVRKVLGSQSWQIVGQLLTETFLLGLPAFLLALLLTKQFLGQMETFFGRKPDFSFAQNAEMLLLFFGVFTMACLLAGIYPAVFASRFKATDIFRGKASGKGQGGNWLTQGLITLQFTVAVALLAGAGIVLRQIDYLKNRPLGFNRDMTLAVPLFSQNMNNLFSPGDQQLRNRTNAFEEKLLQNPSIRAVTLASNLPGMGGARHPIATEKIRIEDGVVLPGISVDYDFIKTFDLKIVAGRDFDKTYGTDHLEGFIINNEAVKALHFGSPQAAIGQSIQRGGKKGRVVGVVNDFHSENLRTGLSPLFMEVSPGTFSQFGIKISSANTPATLAYVEKTWKEFFPEKVFEHRFLDESLADSYREESRFASLIALFAGVAIFLSCFGLFGMIAFVVRQRTKEIGIRKVLGASVGSVVALLSADFIKLILVAILIASPIAYFFLNKWLADFTYRITIQWWIFALAGLVAVIIALFTISFHSIKAALANPVQSLKTE; encoded by the coding sequence ATGTTACGCAATTACATTAGCATTGCTTTTCGGCAAATTCGTAAAAATAAACTCTTTTCCTTCGTCAATTTTGCAGGATTGACATTGGGACTGACGTTTTGTTTTTTGACGTTCATCTGGTACCGTTTTGAACACTCTTACGACCGCCACTATCCTACAACCGACCGGCTGTATCGCCTGAATTATGAGCTTAATTTTACGGGAAGCGCTTTTACCATCACGCGCTCACCTGCGCCTTTTGCGCCGATGCTCCCGAATTATTTCCCCGAAATTGAGCAAACTACACGGTTTTATCCCCGGAGCATCAGCGTACGAATCCCCGACCAAGATCAGGGCTTTGAGGTAGAAAATGCTTTTTTTGCCGATTCAACCACCATGCAGGTCTTTGGTTTTGAGACCCTCCAAGGCGACCCTGACCGCGCACTACACACCCCATTTTCGATTGTATTGACCGATAAAACGGCCCTGCGCTTTTTTGGCAAAGAAGATTGTATAGGCAAACAGTTAATGCTGGCCAATCAGGGGCCTTTCACGGTGGGCGGCGTGATACGCGCCCTGCCCGAAAATGCCCACTTTACCTTTGATTTTCTGGCTCCATTTCGCAATATCGTCGATGTAGAGCCTGATTTTGCCCGTGAAGGCATCCTAGACGTTATCCAAAACAACAAATTGGCATCTTATGCCACCACCTATGTATTACTAAAAAAAGGGGCAAAAGCCGCCTCTGTCAACGCTCGGTTCAAGAATTTCGTCCTCAAAAACGGCATGAAAGAAGTACGGGACAAACAAAACTTCGCCCTCTTTCCCGTACGTGACATCCACTTGCAATCAACAGCGGAGGGCGAAGTAGTTCCTACCGCCAACCCCGATTTCTTACAGATATTTTCCCTGATTGGAGTCCTCATTCTGGCCATTGCGGTGGTTAATTTCGTCAATCTCAGCACCGCCGCCCAGCTAAGTCGCGCCAAAGAAGTGGGCGTACGGAAAGTACTTGGATCACAGTCGTGGCAAATCGTCGGGCAATTGTTGACAGAAACTTTTTTATTGGGACTCCCCGCTTTTTTGTTGGCCTTACTGCTTACCAAACAGTTTTTGGGCCAAATGGAAACCTTTTTTGGACGAAAACCTGACTTTTCTTTCGCCCAAAATGCCGAAATGCTTTTGCTGTTTTTTGGCGTATTTACAATGGCTTGTTTATTGGCAGGGATATACCCCGCCGTTTTTGCTTCGCGCTTCAAAGCCACCGATATTTTTCGCGGAAAAGCCAGTGGCAAGGGCCAAGGGGGAAATTGGCTGACCCAAGGTCTCATTACCCTACAATTCACGGTAGCGGTGGCCCTGCTTGCAGGCGCAGGGATTGTCTTGCGGCAGATTGACTATTTGAAAAATCGCCCCTTGGGATTCAACCGCGACATGACGCTGGCGGTGCCGCTATTCAGTCAAAATATGAACAATCTGTTTTCACCTGGCGACCAACAACTGCGCAATCGGACCAATGCCTTTGAGGAAAAACTACTGCAAAACCCTTCCATTAGAGCCGTCACCTTGGCCTCAAACCTACCAGGAATGGGCGGTGCGCGTCACCCGATTGCGACCGAAAAAATCAGAATTGAAGACGGGGTTGTACTTCCGGGTATCTCGGTAGACTATGACTTTATTAAAACCTTCGACCTGAAAATAGTGGCAGGTCGCGATTTTGACAAAACCTACGGAACTGACCATTTAGAGGGTTTTATCATCAACAACGAAGCGGTAAAAGCCCTTCATTTTGGGTCACCGCAGGCAGCTATTGGCCAGAGCATCCAACGCGGCGGCAAAAAAGGCCGAGTAGTAGGAGTCGTCAATGATTTTCATTCCGAAAACCTTCGTACGGGCCTAAGCCCCTTATTTATGGAGGTAAGCCCAGGAACATTTTCTCAATTTGGCATTAAAATTTCATCGGCCAATACCCCTGCTACATTGGCTTATGTGGAAAAAACATGGAAAGAGTTTTTTCCCGAAAAAGTATTCGAACACCGCTTTCTGGATGAGTCTCTCGCCGATAGCTACCGAGAAGAAAGTCGATTTGCGTCGCTCATTGCGTTGTTTGCGGGGGTCGCGATTTTCCTCTCCTGTTTTGGTTTGTTTGGCATGATTGCGTTTGTGGTACGGCAGCGTACCAAAGAAATCGGCATCCGAAAAGTATTGGGTGCAAGCGTGGGGAGTGTCGTGGCGCTCTTGTCTGCCGATTTCATCAAACTCATCCTCGTAGCTATCCTCATTGCCAGTCCGATTGCTTATTTTTTCTTGAATAAATGGCTGGCCGATTTTACATATCGCATTACTATTCAATGGTGGATTTTTGCGTTGGCTGGACTGGTCGCGGTGATTATCGCCCTGTTCACCATCAGTTTTCACAGTATCAAAGCTGCATTAGCCAATCCCGTGCAGTCATTAAAAACAGAGTAA
- a CDS encoding sensor histidine kinase, which produces MELGKSISSLTVLVHIMVWLLLGFIVLFYPPLTWDMTVPTSFWIKQILNFFMLAGMFYFNALYMVPAFLVNEKKTVFIVWFVGIIFCFLVLARIIEINLHVNEQMAALKGSKSIKSKYTLDVHLFMVAILVMVISTSFAAAQRWQSEVKKHEMIEKQHIASELALLKAQINPHFFFNTLNNIYALTYSDIPVSREAILKLSRMMRYLLYETPLESALLSQEISFMNDYIELMKLRLHAYTTLEVQEFKSDHEYSVAPMLLLPFIENAFKHGTSSLNKTAILIALNAQNGLLTLRVKNQIHPNKDAAGGINGGIGLINTKRRLDLLYPGRHSLIINEDIENKMYQVELKIEL; this is translated from the coding sequence ATGGAATTAGGAAAATCAATCAGTAGTTTAACCGTTTTGGTGCACATCATGGTGTGGCTACTGCTTGGATTTATTGTCCTTTTTTATCCACCACTTACTTGGGATATGACAGTCCCTACATCCTTCTGGATCAAGCAGATACTGAATTTTTTTATGTTGGCGGGGATGTTTTATTTCAACGCACTTTACATGGTCCCTGCGTTTTTAGTCAATGAAAAAAAAACGGTGTTTATTGTATGGTTTGTGGGGATCATCTTTTGTTTTTTGGTATTGGCCCGAATCATAGAAATTAATCTTCATGTAAATGAACAGATGGCGGCCTTAAAAGGCAGTAAAAGCATTAAGAGTAAATATACACTCGATGTTCATCTGTTTATGGTTGCTATTTTGGTGATGGTTATCAGTACCAGTTTTGCGGCTGCTCAACGTTGGCAATCGGAAGTGAAAAAGCATGAAATGATTGAAAAACAGCACATTGCTTCTGAGTTGGCGTTGTTAAAAGCGCAGATAAATCCCCACTTTTTTTTCAATACCCTCAACAATATTTATGCCCTGACCTATTCGGATATTCCAGTGTCGAGAGAGGCTATTCTGAAACTTTCCCGCATGATGCGCTATTTATTGTACGAAACCCCGTTGGAGAGTGCCCTGTTAAGTCAGGAGATTTCTTTCATGAATGACTATATTGAACTGATGAAATTGCGCCTTCATGCCTACACAACCTTGGAAGTTCAAGAATTTAAGTCAGACCATGAATATTCGGTAGCGCCAATGCTCTTGCTGCCATTTATTGAAAATGCCTTCAAACACGGAACCAGTTCGCTGAACAAAACTGCAATTTTGATTGCGCTTAACGCCCAAAATGGCCTCCTTACCCTAAGGGTGAAGAATCAAATACATCCCAATAAAGACGCGGCTGGGGGTATTAACGGCGGTATTGGGTTGATTAATACGAAAAGAAGGCTTGATTTGCTTTATCCTGGGCGACATTCGCTTATTATAAATGAAGACATTGAGAACAAAATGTATCAGGTTGAGTTAAAAATAGAATTGTAG
- a CDS encoding ABC transporter permease — MIRNYLKTTLRNLWNHKAFTFINVFGLAAGLTACLLIGLYIQHELSFDQFHQNGSRIARVVMHYSIEGTANKTVMTGTKVGPAFRRDFPEVEGFVRVSDPAHSQSTVVVKQGDLLFNEPRFCWADSSFFDFFSFKLLKGNPKTVLNAPNQVVLTASTARKYFGIEEPVGKIIRLEDKVDYLVTGIAEDAPSNSQLQFDFVASFHSLSAAKTETWWNANYVTYLLLRPSTSVAALQSKIAAYMRQQSAETEMTGNNFVTYLLEPLADVHLYSEAQGGMSAAGDITYVYIFLVIALLILVIAATNYMNLTTARATERAKEVGMRKVLGAFRGQLFWQFLSESLVLTLVALALSLAAAAAFLPSFNQLSQRQLSFDVLFQPVGILSLMGIWLLVSFVAGSYPALALSYFQPIKVLKGAFKNTASGLLLRKSLIVLQFIISVFLIVSTLVVNNQMNFIQNKKLGYDKQHIIALPTDGRINKNLKALKNEFTQNPNVKNVALAYETPTFIQWGDGVETVGTSNPVQKMITAFPGDEDLAKTLDIKIIAGSDLTEADMQLLNAEDDSKSDYRFLINETLAKQLGWKSQEAVAKKIKLGGRLGEIKGVFRDFHFASMKQPIGSLGIFPVTWGNVLLVKMTGNNIPQTLSFLENKWKTLAPHRPFSYTFLDEEYRQMYANENRISRVFTVFAGLAILLACLGLFGLVAYTTAQRTKEIGIRKVLGASVLGITALLSKDFLKLVLIAIVIASPIAWYAMNEWLKDFVYRMDIQWWVFGLAGVVAVGIALLTVSAQSIRAALMNPVKSLKSE, encoded by the coding sequence ATGATACGGAACTATCTCAAAACCACACTGCGCAACTTGTGGAACCACAAGGCATTTACATTCATCAATGTATTTGGTTTGGCCGCGGGCTTGACGGCCTGTCTGCTGATTGGGCTGTACATTCAGCACGAACTAAGTTTTGACCAATTTCACCAAAACGGTTCCCGCATTGCCCGGGTGGTAATGCATTACAGCATCGAAGGGACCGCCAACAAAACCGTCATGACGGGCACCAAAGTCGGGCCCGCATTTCGCCGCGATTTTCCCGAGGTAGAAGGCTTCGTTCGGGTCTCCGACCCCGCCCACTCTCAAAGTACCGTCGTGGTCAAACAAGGCGATTTATTGTTTAACGAACCTCGCTTTTGCTGGGCCGACTCGTCTTTTTTTGATTTCTTTTCGTTCAAATTATTGAAAGGAAACCCAAAAACAGTACTCAACGCCCCCAATCAAGTCGTTCTTACGGCCTCAACCGCCCGAAAATACTTTGGAATAGAAGAACCCGTGGGCAAAATCATTCGGTTGGAAGACAAAGTGGACTATTTAGTGACAGGCATTGCCGAAGATGCTCCTTCCAATTCTCAATTACAATTTGACTTTGTGGCCTCTTTCCACTCACTTTCGGCCGCTAAAACCGAGACGTGGTGGAACGCCAATTATGTCACGTATTTACTGCTGCGCCCTTCTACTTCGGTAGCTGCGCTTCAGTCAAAAATTGCCGCGTACATGCGCCAGCAATCGGCCGAAACCGAAATGACTGGCAACAATTTTGTAACTTATCTGCTCGAACCGCTCGCCGATGTTCACCTTTATTCCGAAGCCCAAGGCGGCATGAGCGCCGCTGGTGATATCACCTACGTCTATATTTTTCTGGTTATTGCCTTGCTTATTTTGGTCATTGCCGCCACCAACTACATGAATCTTACCACCGCCCGCGCCACCGAGCGCGCCAAGGAAGTGGGCATGAGAAAAGTACTGGGAGCCTTTCGCGGACAGTTATTTTGGCAGTTTTTGAGCGAGTCACTGGTGCTTACCCTGGTTGCGTTGGCATTGAGTTTAGCAGCGGCAGCGGCATTTTTGCCGTCGTTTAATCAACTGTCTCAACGCCAACTTTCATTCGATGTTCTCTTTCAACCCGTTGGCATCCTGTCCTTAATGGGCATTTGGCTGCTGGTTAGTTTTGTGGCGGGAAGTTACCCTGCTTTGGCACTGTCTTACTTCCAGCCCATCAAAGTATTGAAAGGTGCGTTTAAAAATACCGCTTCGGGGCTATTATTGCGTAAATCATTGATTGTCTTACAGTTCATTATTTCTGTTTTTCTGATTGTGAGTACACTCGTGGTCAACAATCAGATGAATTTTATCCAAAACAAAAAACTGGGCTACGATAAACAACACATTATTGCTCTACCCACCGATGGGCGCATCAACAAAAATCTAAAGGCGCTAAAAAATGAATTTACGCAAAACCCTAACGTCAAAAATGTAGCACTAGCGTACGAAACGCCCACGTTTATTCAATGGGGCGACGGCGTCGAAACCGTGGGTACGTCCAATCCTGTCCAGAAGATGATTACGGCGTTTCCTGGCGATGAAGATTTGGCCAAAACCCTAGACATCAAGATTATTGCGGGCAGCGACCTTACCGAGGCCGACATGCAACTACTCAACGCTGAGGATGATTCCAAGAGCGATTATCGCTTTTTAATCAACGAAACGCTGGCCAAACAACTAGGCTGGAAGTCGCAGGAAGCCGTTGCAAAAAAAATCAAATTAGGCGGTCGCTTGGGAGAAATCAAGGGCGTTTTTCGCGATTTTCACTTTGCTTCGATGAAACAACCCATCGGCTCTTTGGGTATTTTTCCAGTCACTTGGGGTAATGTATTGTTGGTTAAAATGACGGGAAATAATATTCCGCAAACGCTGTCTTTTTTGGAAAACAAATGGAAAACGCTTGCGCCTCATCGTCCATTCAGCTACACCTTCCTTGACGAAGAATACCGCCAAATGTACGCCAACGAAAACCGCATCAGTCGCGTTTTCACGGTGTTTGCGGGCTTGGCTATTTTATTGGCTTGTTTGGGATTGTTCGGTTTGGTGGCATACACTACCGCCCAACGCACCAAAGAAATCGGCATTCGTAAAGTGTTGGGCGCTTCGGTATTAGGAATCACGGCGTTGTTGTCAAAAGATTTCTTAAAACTCGTATTGATTGCCATCGTCATCGCATCGCCTATCGCGTGGTATGCCATGAACGAGTGGCTCAAAGACTTTGTCTACCGGATGGACATCCAATGGTGGGTATTTGGGTTGGCGGGAGTTGTTGCCGTCGGTATTGCTTTATTAACGGTTAGTGCGCAATCCATCCGAGCGGCTCTGATGAATCCAGTAAAATCTTTGAAATCGGAGTAG
- a CDS encoding ABC transporter permease, with translation MLRNYLKIAIRNLVNNKVLSFINIAGLAVGMAVCLLIVLFIKDELHFDTFFKKTPQIYQVNIDGNFGGSELLGGYTPPPAGKTLMAEFPEIETYTRTFQIMDLVVSHERNGKKDHFFDEKNIMAVDSNFLEIFDFALQKGNAATCLQNTDDVVITETMAKKYFGDSDPINQVLLFGERPRKVTAVLKDIPSQSSMQFDFLVPIRSVQVVSYFDWSWVWLNVSTFVVLNDKIAQNPERIRQLEAKFPAMIRKHAQYAFNRIGQPYDEFIKKGGKWEFFLQPFQDVHLHSGKISVFYENTGDIKQVYMFGIIAIFIILLACVNFMNLSTARSLKRAKEVGVRKTLGSFQSSLIKQFLSESLLYSFLATVLALVIISVSLPWFNQISGKAIAFNALFEGGFGLFIVLLMLTTGVLAGSYPAFYLTSFKPIEVLKTNSIKTNIAHLLVRNGLVVFQFAVSTALIICTIVVFQQLRFTQNKDLGLTKENVIVIPNAQRLEQSQEAFRQEIARIPDIIHTSISTNVPLSGRFGDFYLPEQHTGDKQIAKDLTLFSFMTDDEFIKTLDIKLTKGRDFSKEFNDSTSVILNEAAVKKIGWKNPIGKYIDYPGGNMQRFKVVGVVKDFDVQTVHNVKSPFALFHHSSKTYEESNSYVLARISGENVDKVLTTIEKQWKSYAPGTPFTYTFLDESFAKAYQREQRTGVVFGIFTGLAILIACLGLFGLIAYMAETKTKEIGIRKVMGASVSQIIMLLSKGFLKLVIVSFVIAAPAAWWAMNQWLTGFAYPIDISWWMYAIAGSMALLIAIFTVSFQAVKAALMNPVTSLKSE, from the coding sequence ATGTTACGCAACTATCTCAAAATCGCCATCCGTAACCTTGTCAACAACAAGGTTCTTTCCTTTATCAACATCGCCGGGTTGGCAGTAGGAATGGCGGTGTGTCTTTTGATTGTACTGTTTATCAAGGACGAACTACATTTTGATACTTTTTTCAAGAAAACACCGCAAATCTATCAGGTCAATATTGACGGAAATTTTGGCGGCTCAGAGTTGCTGGGAGGCTATACGCCACCGCCGGCGGGCAAAACGTTGATGGCCGAATTTCCTGAGATAGAAACTTACACGCGCACCTTTCAAATCATGGATTTGGTGGTGAGTCACGAACGAAATGGTAAAAAAGACCATTTCTTTGACGAGAAAAACATCATGGCCGTTGACTCCAACTTTCTGGAAATCTTCGACTTTGCGCTCCAAAAAGGAAATGCCGCTACCTGCCTGCAAAACACGGACGATGTGGTGATTACTGAAACAATGGCTAAAAAATACTTTGGCGACAGCGACCCTATCAATCAGGTGCTTTTATTTGGCGAACGCCCCCGGAAAGTCACGGCGGTATTGAAGGATATTCCGAGTCAGTCTTCGATGCAATTCGATTTTTTGGTTCCTATCCGCAGTGTTCAGGTTGTCAGTTATTTTGACTGGAGTTGGGTATGGCTCAACGTGAGTACGTTTGTGGTGCTCAATGATAAGATTGCTCAAAACCCCGAGCGGATTCGGCAATTGGAAGCCAAATTTCCCGCCATGATTCGCAAACACGCCCAATATGCATTCAATCGAATTGGACAACCGTATGACGAATTCATTAAGAAAGGCGGCAAATGGGAGTTTTTTCTACAGCCTTTTCAAGATGTTCATCTTCATTCGGGCAAAATAAGCGTGTTTTATGAAAACACAGGCGACATTAAACAGGTCTATATGTTTGGCATTATTGCCATCTTTATCATTTTGCTGGCCTGCGTCAATTTTATGAATCTTTCGACGGCCCGCTCGCTCAAGCGTGCCAAAGAAGTGGGTGTACGAAAGACGCTCGGTTCTTTTCAGAGTAGCCTTATCAAACAATTTTTATCCGAATCGCTGCTGTATAGCTTTTTAGCTACGGTCCTGGCATTGGTAATTATCTCTGTATCATTGCCGTGGTTCAATCAAATTTCAGGCAAGGCCATTGCTTTTAACGCTCTTTTTGAAGGTGGTTTTGGTTTATTTATTGTGTTGCTCATGCTCACTACGGGCGTGCTGGCGGGAAGTTATCCTGCCTTTTATCTTACTTCGTTCAAACCCATCGAAGTATTAAAAACGAATTCCATTAAAACGAACATTGCTCATTTGTTGGTTCGAAATGGCTTAGTCGTTTTTCAATTTGCGGTCTCTACGGCGTTGATTATCTGTACGATTGTAGTCTTCCAACAACTGCGTTTTACACAAAATAAAGATTTGGGACTCACGAAAGAAAACGTCATTGTCATTCCTAATGCACAGCGTCTGGAACAAAGTCAGGAAGCATTCCGACAGGAAATTGCTCGTATTCCCGATATTATTCACACTTCCATCAGTACCAACGTGCCGTTGAGTGGCCGTTTTGGTGATTTCTATCTCCCTGAACAACATACCGGCGACAAGCAGATTGCCAAAGATCTGACGCTTTTCTCGTTTATGACGGACGACGAGTTTATCAAAACTCTTGATATTAAACTCACGAAAGGCCGCGATTTCTCTAAAGAATTCAACGATTCGACTTCGGTTATTCTGAATGAAGCGGCGGTGAAGAAAATTGGCTGGAAAAACCCAATAGGAAAGTACATAGACTATCCCGGCGGAAATATGCAGCGTTTTAAAGTCGTTGGCGTTGTCAAAGATTTTGATGTTCAAACGGTTCATAACGTGAAGTCGCCTTTTGCGTTGTTTCACCATTCCTCCAAAACGTATGAAGAATCCAACTCTTACGTATTGGCCCGTATCAGCGGCGAAAATGTGGACAAAGTGTTGACAACCATCGAGAAACAGTGGAAAAGCTACGCACCCGGTACGCCGTTTACTTATACTTTCTTAGATGAATCATTTGCCAAAGCATATCAACGCGAACAGCGCACGGGCGTTGTCTTCGGCATTTTTACGGGATTGGCTATTTTGATTGCCTGTTTAGGTTTGTTTGGATTGATTGCGTACATGGCCGAAACAAAAACCAAAGAAATAGGCATTCGTAAAGTGATGGGAGCTTCTGTCAGTCAAATCATTATGCTCCTGTCGAAGGGCTTTCTCAAATTAGTTATCGTTTCTTTTGTGATTGCCGCGCCTGCCGCGTGGTGGGCTATGAATCAGTGGCTTACAGGCTTTGCGTATCCCATTGACATCAGTTGGTGGATGTACGCTATAGCAGGCTCAATGGCGTTATTGATTGCGATTTTCACAGTAAGTTTTCAGGCAGTTAAAGCCGCCTTAATGAATCCCGTAACCTCATTGAAATCGGAGTGA